A part of Capsicum annuum cultivar UCD-10X-F1 chromosome 6, UCD10Xv1.1, whole genome shotgun sequence genomic DNA contains:
- the LOC107874639 gene encoding transcription factor RAX2 — protein sequence MGRAPCCDKNNVKRGPWSPEEDAKLKEFIDKYGTGGNWIALPQKAGLKRCGKSCRLRWLNYLRPNIKHGDFSDEEDRIICSLYANIGSRWSIIAAQLPGRTDNDIKNYWNTKLKKKLMGFIHTSSNQRIKSPNLFLPPTTFPPQIQSQAISNIFKDDYLEPISSLQPNFMYHNNNMNFQLGTNNQYSYFLESLMNPMQASCSSSDGSCSQIPRSNFEETQKFTLDNYGNNGGTWADHDQKPDGYFGNNHQNHSSQFQYDTSNIEEVKELISSSSSNGNGCNNNNNMLFFSDENKANIGYWG from the exons ATGGGAAGAGCTCCTTGTTGTGATAAGAATAATGTGAAAAGAGGGCCATGGTCACCTGAAGAAGATGCTAAGCTTAAAGAATTCATTGACAAATATGGAACTGGTGGAAATTGGATTGCTCTTCCTCAGAAAGCTG GATTAAAGAGATGTGGAAAGAGCTGCAGATTAAGATGGCTAAATTATTTAAGGCCAAATATCAAACATGGTGATTTTTCTGATGAGGAAGATAGAATTATATGCAGCTTGTATGCCAACATTGGAAGCAG GTGGTCAATTATAGCAGCTCAATTACCTGGAAGGACTGACAACGATATCAAAAACTATTGGAACACAAAGCTTAAGAAGAAGCTCATGGGTTTTATTCATACATCATCTAACCAGAGAATTAAATCACCAAATTTATTCTTGCCTCCTACAACTTTTCCACCCCAAATCCAATCCCAagcaatttcaaatatttttaaagatgATTATTTAGAGCCCATTTCATCACTCCAACCAAATTTCATgtaccacaacaataacatgaactTTCAGCTAGGTACAAATAATcaatattcttattttcttgaaagCTTAATGAATCCCATGCAagcaagttgttcttcatctgatGGAAGTTGCAGTCAAATTCCAAGAAGTAATTTTGAAGAAACTCAAAAGTTTACACTGGATAATTATGGGAATAATGGAGGCACTTGGGCTGATCATGATCAAAAGCCAGATGGATATTTTGGGAACAACCATCAAAATCATAGTAGTCAATTCCAGTATGATACTAGTAATATTGAAGAAGTTAAGGAGCTGATTAGTAGTAGCTCTAGCAATGGGAATGGatgtaataataacaacaatatgtTGTTCTTCAGTGATGAAAACAAGGCAAATATAGGGTACTGGGGTTAG